From Rutidosis leptorrhynchoides isolate AG116_Rl617_1_P2 chromosome 3, CSIRO_AGI_Rlap_v1, whole genome shotgun sequence, a single genomic window includes:
- the LOC139895995 gene encoding vacuolar protein sorting-associated protein 60.2-like: MRRVFGAKKDKEPPPSLNDASDRINKRGETVDEKIKRLDGELARYKEQIKKTRPGPAQEAVKARAMRVLKQKRMYEGQRDMLYNQTFNLDQVAFASEGIKDAQQTMSALKSANKELKGMMKTVKIQDIDNLQDEMMDMMDISNEIQESLGRSYSVPDDIDEDDLMGELDALEADMGQETEGEGVPSYLQPDNESDLNEELNLPSAPSGHAVPSGRVNNQAVDEYGFPAVPHASLRN, encoded by the exons ATGAGGAGAGTATTCGGTGCTAAGAAAGACAAAGAACCACCGCCTTCACTTAATGACGCATCTGATCgg ATCAATAAGAGAGGTGAAACAGTGGATGAAAAGATTAAACGCCTTGATGGTGAACTTGCGCGATATAAAGAGCAGATCAAGAAAACAAGACCTGGTCCTGCTCAAGAAGCTGTGAAGGCTCGAGCAATGAGAGTTCTCAAGCAAAAAAGAAT GTACGAAGGACAACGTGACATGCTTTACAATCAAACGTTTAACTTAGATCAAGTTGCATTTGCTTCAGAGGGAATTAAAGATGCTCAGCAAACA ATGTCAGCTTTGAAATCAGCAAACAAAGAGTTAAAAGGAATGATGAAGACCGTTAAGATTCAAGACATTGAT AATTTGCAAGATGAAATGATGGACATGATGGATATTAGCAATGAAATACAAGAATCTCTTGGTAGAAGTTACAGTGTGCCAGATGACATTGATGAAGATGATCTCATGGGTG AACTTGATGCTCTGGAGGCCGACATGGGGCAGGAAACTGAAGGTGAAGGGGTGCCTTCATATCTTCAACCTGATAACGAGTCTGATCTGAATGAAGAACTTAACCTTCCATCAGCTCCTAGTGGGCATGCAGTGCCATCTGGCAGAGTTAATAATCAG GCTGTGGATGAGTATGGTTTTCCTGCTGTCCCTCATGCGTCACTTCGTAATTAA